In Candidatus Roseilinea sp., one DNA window encodes the following:
- a CDS encoding competence damage-inducible protein A yields MMFSDLRTVEIFAIGNELLVGQVLDTNTHWLIRMVTGLGARVTRAAMIRDDYDHIGDEIRCALRRGPRLILTTGGLGPTEDDLTLRAIARALNLPMHLHPEALEMVRQRYAYLATVRPNFSAELNDARRKMALFPEGATPVFNPNGAAPAMALDAKSEHPDGVTTLVSLPGVPDEMKTIFTTTLQPVLARTIGAGGYVERTIVLDKGDESRIAALLSDVQAHHPAVYVKSRGQMLEDGLHLTVVLSIGGNDLAAIREEVRRTEEEAVSGLTRLGYVVVRVLES; encoded by the coding sequence ATGATGTTCAGCGATCTGCGCACCGTCGAAATCTTTGCGATCGGCAACGAACTGCTCGTCGGGCAGGTGCTCGACACGAACACGCATTGGCTCATCCGCATGGTCACCGGCCTCGGCGCGCGTGTGACGCGCGCAGCCATGATCCGCGACGACTACGACCACATCGGCGATGAGATCCGCTGCGCGCTGCGGCGCGGCCCGCGCCTGATCCTCACTACCGGCGGCCTGGGCCCCACCGAGGACGACCTTACTCTGCGCGCCATCGCCCGCGCGCTCAACCTGCCGATGCACCTGCATCCCGAGGCGCTGGAGATGGTGCGCCAGCGCTACGCCTACTTGGCCACGGTGCGCCCGAACTTCAGCGCCGAGCTGAACGACGCGCGCCGCAAGATGGCCCTCTTCCCGGAGGGTGCGACGCCGGTCTTCAACCCCAACGGCGCCGCGCCGGCCATGGCGCTCGACGCGAAGTCGGAACATCCTGACGGCGTGACGACCCTTGTGTCGCTGCCGGGTGTGCCCGACGAGATGAAGACCATCTTCACCACCACGCTGCAGCCGGTGCTGGCGCGCACCATCGGCGCCGGCGGCTACGTCGAGCGCACGATCGTGCTGGACAAGGGCGATGAGTCGCGCATCGCCGCGCTACTCAGCGACGTGCAGGCGCACCATCCGGCGGTGTATGTGAAGTCGCGCGGCCAGATGCTCGAAGACGGCCTACACCTCACCGTGGTGCTCTCCATTGGCGGTAACGACCTTGCCGCCATTCGCGAAGAGGTACGCCGCACGGAGGAAGAGGCCGTCTCTGGCCTGACCCGCCTGGGCTACGTCGTCGTCCGCGTGCTGGAATCATGA
- a CDS encoding META domain-containing protein yields MQKTQIIKVLSFGAAALSLAACALPPAPPRRPASSIGATGLTGSSWVLESLNGQPPLAETIITLNFEANRVNGSDGCNRFMGSYTLDGFNITFGQLAGTLMACPEPIMKQAADFQQALANARSFRAADGRLTLLDESGNAVATFVVQETDLVGMSWRALSYNNGKQAVVSLIAGTELTVAFDAEGRISGNAGCNAFTGSYRLEDDGKITIGPLAATRKLCNAPEGVMEQEAQFLAALETAATYRIEGDRLQLRTADGAMAANFQRAK; encoded by the coding sequence ATGCAAAAGACACAGATCATCAAGGTGCTCTCATTCGGCGCTGCGGCGCTATCGCTGGCCGCATGTGCGCTGCCACCCGCGCCGCCGCGTCGGCCGGCCTCGTCCATCGGCGCGACCGGCCTGACCGGTTCGAGCTGGGTACTGGAGTCACTGAACGGTCAGCCGCCCCTGGCAGAAACGATCATCACCCTCAACTTCGAGGCGAACAGGGTGAACGGCTCGGATGGCTGCAATCGCTTCATGGGCAGCTATACCCTGGATGGCTTCAACATCACCTTCGGGCAGCTGGCAGGCACGCTGATGGCCTGCCCTGAGCCGATCATGAAGCAGGCCGCGGACTTTCAGCAGGCGCTCGCCAACGCCAGATCTTTCCGAGCGGCGGATGGACGGTTGACGTTGCTGGACGAATCGGGCAACGCAGTCGCGACGTTCGTCGTGCAGGAGACTGATCTGGTCGGCATGTCATGGCGAGCGCTCAGCTACAACAACGGCAAGCAGGCCGTCGTCAGCTTGATCGCCGGCACCGAGCTGACGGTGGCGTTCGATGCAGAGGGCCGAATCAGCGGCAACGCCGGCTGCAACGCCTTCACCGGTTCCTACAGGCTAGAGGACGACGGCAAGATCACCATCGGCCCATTGGCTGCCACGCGCAAGTTGTGCAACGCCCCCGAAGGCGTGATGGAGCAAGAAGCCCAGTTCTTGGCCGCGTTGGAGACGGCTGCGACGTATCGGATCGAAGGCGATCGCTTGCAGTTGCGCACGGCAGATGGCGCCATGGCTGCCAACTTCCAGCGCGCGAAGTGA
- a CDS encoding Cys-tRNA(Pro)/Cys-tRNA(Cys) deacylase, which produces MKRTRALDILAKAGVPHEVREFAASEFTVEEAAEQLGLSLSMVFKTLLVRGERNGWVFALTPGDAQLSLSKLAKVMGDKRAELVDVEDLFRLTGYLKGGCAPLGAKRDFPVFMDQSAMAHARICVSAGLRGLQVLIAPADLQRMTRAIIADIRER; this is translated from the coding sequence ATGAAACGCACACGCGCACTCGACATTCTGGCAAAGGCCGGCGTGCCTCACGAGGTGCGTGAATTCGCAGCGAGCGAGTTCACCGTCGAAGAAGCTGCCGAGCAGCTAGGCCTGTCGTTGAGCATGGTGTTCAAGACGCTACTGGTTAGGGGCGAACGCAACGGGTGGGTCTTCGCGCTCACGCCGGGCGATGCGCAGCTTAGCTTGAGCAAGCTGGCAAAAGTCATGGGCGACAAGCGCGCCGAGCTGGTGGATGTCGAAGACCTGTTTCGGCTGACCGGCTACCTGAAGGGTGGGTGCGCGCCGCTCGGGGCGAAGCGCGACTTCCCCGTGTTCATGGATCAATCGGCGATGGCGCATGCGCGGATTTGTGTGAGCGCCGGCCTGCGTGGCCTGCAGGTGCTGATCGCGCCGGCCGACCTGCAGCGCATGACACGGGCGATCATCGCCGATATTCGTGAGCGCTAG
- the ggt gene encoding gamma-glutamyltranspeptidase, translating to MSFTTRPVVRGRNYAVTSGHYLATAAGVRMLEMGGNAIDAAAAACFALNLLEPQSNGIGGEVPMLVYIAAEQRVYALSGQGWSPQAFTIAWCREHGIDLIPGDGYLPACTPAVVGTWALAVARWGRLSFSQILAPTIELAERGYPLYAGLRQSLIANAQKFTELYPTTGAVYLPNGRIPELGEPVRNPDYAAMLRRLCRAEDEARRTGRIAGIEAARNAFYEGEIAHRIVEFIRAHPVADASGQAHAGLLSDADLAEWHARVEAPVSIHYRGLDVYKCGPWTQGPVFLQQLALLEGYDLAAMGHNSPEYLHILIECAKLAFADREAYYGDPDFDAVPLDSLLSKSYAAQRRAQIGDTASDAMQPGDLGFGVPDYATTFDVAADNRRGLQVPDAFAQSNAARPYRIKHGHLGDTTHLDVIDGEGNMVAATPSGGWWGTSPVIAGLGFPLGTRGQMFYLNPNRPNALAPRKRPRATLTPTLVLKDGRPYMVFGTPGGDAQDQWTLQFFLNVVEFGMDLQQALDAPIVHSTHFPSSFYPRDAYPRAVEAENRIAPETLEALRRRGHLVNVSDAWSHGKCMGIRLNAHGTLEAGVSPRGEIGYAMAW from the coding sequence ATGTCATTCACCACTCGTCCTGTCGTGCGCGGGCGCAACTATGCCGTGACATCCGGCCACTACCTGGCCACCGCTGCCGGCGTCCGCATGTTGGAGATGGGCGGCAATGCGATTGATGCTGCCGCGGCGGCCTGCTTTGCTCTCAACTTGCTAGAGCCACAGAGCAACGGCATCGGCGGCGAGGTGCCGATGCTGGTGTATATCGCTGCCGAGCAGCGCGTGTATGCCCTCAGCGGCCAGGGATGGTCGCCGCAGGCCTTTACCATTGCCTGGTGTCGTGAGCACGGCATTGACCTGATCCCGGGCGATGGCTACCTGCCGGCATGCACGCCGGCCGTTGTGGGCACATGGGCGCTGGCCGTGGCGCGTTGGGGACGGCTGAGCTTCTCGCAAATCCTCGCGCCTACCATCGAGCTGGCCGAGCGCGGCTATCCGCTCTACGCCGGCTTGCGGCAAAGCCTAATCGCGAACGCGCAGAAGTTCACCGAACTCTACCCGACCACCGGTGCGGTGTATCTGCCCAACGGGCGCATCCCGGAGCTGGGCGAGCCGGTGCGCAACCCCGACTACGCTGCGATGTTGCGCCGGCTTTGTCGGGCCGAAGATGAGGCCAGGCGCACGGGGCGCATCGCCGGCATCGAGGCGGCGCGCAACGCGTTCTACGAGGGCGAAATCGCGCATCGCATCGTCGAGTTCATCCGTGCGCATCCGGTCGCCGATGCCAGCGGCCAGGCGCACGCCGGCTTGCTGAGCGATGCCGACTTAGCGGAGTGGCACGCGCGCGTCGAAGCGCCGGTCTCGATCCACTATCGCGGGTTGGATGTGTACAAGTGCGGCCCCTGGACGCAAGGGCCGGTGTTCCTGCAGCAACTCGCGCTGCTCGAGGGCTACGATCTCGCGGCGATGGGGCACAACTCGCCTGAGTATTTGCACATCTTGATCGAATGCGCCAAGCTGGCCTTCGCCGACCGCGAGGCTTACTACGGCGATCCTGACTTCGACGCCGTCCCGCTGGACTCGTTGCTGTCAAAGTCCTACGCCGCGCAGCGGCGCGCGCAGATCGGCGACACGGCATCCGACGCGATGCAGCCAGGCGACCTGGGCTTCGGTGTTCCCGACTACGCGACGACCTTCGATGTCGCTGCCGATAATCGTCGCGGCTTACAGGTGCCCGACGCGTTTGCGCAGTCCAACGCCGCGCGGCCCTACCGCATCAAGCATGGTCACCTGGGCGATACGACCCATCTCGACGTGATTGATGGCGAGGGCAACATGGTTGCTGCCACGCCGAGCGGCGGGTGGTGGGGCACGTCGCCGGTGATTGCCGGGCTGGGATTTCCACTAGGCACGCGCGGGCAGATGTTCTACCTGAACCCCAATCGGCCAAACGCCCTGGCCCCGCGTAAGCGACCGCGCGCCACGCTCACACCGACGCTGGTTCTGAAGGACGGCCGGCCCTACATGGTCTTCGGCACGCCGGGCGGCGACGCGCAAGACCAGTGGACGTTACAGTTCTTCCTCAATGTGGTCGAGTTCGGCATGGATCTGCAACAGGCGCTGGATGCGCCCATCGTGCACAGCACACACTTCCCGTCGTCGTTCTACCCGCGCGATGCCTACCCGCGCGCCGTGGAGGCCGAAAACCGAATTGCGCCGGAGACGCTGGAGGCGTTGCGGCGACGCGGTCACCTCGTGAACGTCAGCGACGCTTGGTCGCATGGCAAATGTATGGGCATCCGGCTCAACGCGCACGGCACGCTCGAGGCAGGCGTCTCGCCGCGCGGCGAGATCGGCTACGCTATGGCGTGGTAA
- a CDS encoding N-acetyltransferase: protein MHLFTPAGADEFLAHTQGTLEAREVASNLMLGVALRLRAYPGVVEQRPYFAVVEDEGGLVAAALMTPPHSLIVHAERGDAQIGFTRIAHDLREHRWQVKGVIGPGDAADEFLSIWQRLTGATVRRTMHERVFQLERVVEPRWPTGEFRAANADDVPLVAEWIEAFHREALPDHHHPDPVEWAKRRIGEGDVFLWEDGERPVSLAARSRETPNARAIGPVYTPPERRGRGYASAVTARLSQLILDSGKRYAMLFTDLSNSTSNSIYRKIGYKPVCDYNAYLFN from the coding sequence ATGCATCTGTTCACCCCTGCCGGCGCCGATGAGTTTTTGGCGCACACTCAGGGCACCCTCGAGGCGCGCGAAGTGGCCAGCAACTTGATGCTAGGCGTGGCGCTGCGGTTGCGGGCTTACCCCGGCGTCGTCGAACAACGGCCATACTTCGCCGTCGTGGAAGATGAAGGCGGCTTGGTCGCTGCTGCGCTGATGACGCCGCCGCATAGCTTGATCGTGCATGCCGAGCGCGGTGATGCGCAGATCGGCTTCACGCGCATCGCACATGACCTGCGCGAGCATCGCTGGCAGGTGAAGGGCGTGATCGGCCCCGGCGATGCTGCAGACGAATTCCTGAGCATCTGGCAAAGGCTGACCGGCGCGACCGTCCGGCGAACGATGCACGAGCGCGTCTTCCAACTCGAGCGCGTGGTCGAGCCGCGCTGGCCGACGGGTGAGTTTCGCGCTGCGAATGCGGATGACGTGCCGCTCGTCGCCGAGTGGATCGAGGCTTTCCATCGCGAAGCTCTGCCAGATCATCATCATCCGGATCCGGTGGAATGGGCCAAACGTCGCATTGGCGAAGGCGACGTCTTCCTTTGGGAAGATGGCGAGCGACCCGTGTCCTTGGCAGCGCGCAGTCGCGAGACGCCGAATGCGCGGGCAATCGGGCCGGTGTACACCCCGCCCGAACGACGCGGGCGCGGCTATGCTTCGGCCGTAACGGCGCGGCTCAGCCAGCTCATCCTGGATTCCGGCAAGCGCTACGCGATGCTCTTTACCGATCTGTCGAATTCCACGTCGAACAGCATCTATCGCAAGATCGGCTACAAGCCCGTGTGCGATTACAACGCATACCTCTTCAACTGA
- the purK gene encoding N5-carboxyaminoimidazole ribonucleotide synthase yields MTTLGILGGGQLARMLAQAAQRIGVNVAILDEDEFSPGMQVTSFGVTGTWRDRETLGEFADAVDAITIESEFVPVELIAFIEQRGRRVLPGSHTLALVQDKFTQKQTLNAAGLPTTTYAAVSSLDEVQAFGAQHGYPLVLKTRTLGYDGYGNAQINHESEIQAAWDKLAATGRALMVEQFVHFRRELAIIVVRGQDGHIVTYPVTETLQLDHVCHVVRANRSGFDHPAKEIGKAVVAAVNGVGAFGIEMFELPDGQVLVNEVAPRVHNSGHYTIEACLTSQFENHVRAVLGLPLGWPDMVKQAAVMVNCLGMSDQMPRPRDFARALSYRGAHLHWYGKRECRKGRKMGHITAIHDSQSEAERIARMAAGDLMSAPAWFL; encoded by the coding sequence ATGACGACCCTCGGTATCCTCGGCGGCGGGCAACTGGCACGCATGCTGGCACAGGCTGCGCAACGCATCGGCGTAAATGTCGCTATCCTCGACGAAGACGAATTCAGCCCAGGGATGCAGGTGACCTCGTTCGGCGTGACCGGCACGTGGCGCGACCGTGAGACGCTCGGCGAATTTGCCGACGCGGTGGACGCGATCACCATCGAGAGCGAGTTCGTGCCGGTCGAGCTGATCGCGTTCATCGAGCAGCGTGGCCGGCGCGTGTTGCCCGGCTCGCACACCCTGGCGCTCGTGCAAGACAAGTTCACCCAAAAGCAGACGCTGAACGCCGCCGGCCTGCCCACCACGACCTACGCTGCCGTCAGCTCACTCGACGAGGTCCAGGCCTTCGGCGCGCAGCACGGTTACCCGCTGGTGCTCAAGACCCGCACGCTCGGCTATGACGGCTACGGCAACGCGCAGATCAACCATGAGAGCGAGATACAGGCCGCCTGGGACAAGCTGGCCGCGACCGGCCGCGCGCTGATGGTCGAACAGTTCGTTCACTTCAGGCGTGAGCTGGCGATCATCGTCGTGCGCGGGCAGGATGGCCACATCGTTACCTATCCGGTGACGGAGACGCTGCAACTCGACCATGTGTGTCATGTGGTGCGCGCGAATCGCAGCGGGTTCGACCATCCGGCGAAGGAGATCGGCAAGGCCGTGGTCGCAGCAGTGAACGGCGTCGGGGCATTCGGCATCGAGATGTTCGAGCTACCCGATGGCCAGGTGCTGGTCAACGAGGTTGCGCCGCGCGTGCACAACAGTGGTCACTACACCATCGAGGCTTGCCTGACATCGCAGTTCGAGAACCACGTCCGCGCCGTGTTAGGGCTGCCGCTGGGTTGGCCGGACATGGTGAAGCAAGCTGCAGTGATGGTGAACTGCCTGGGCATGAGCGACCAGATGCCCAGGCCGCGCGACTTCGCGCGCGCGCTGTCGTATCGCGGCGCGCACCTGCACTGGTATGGCAAGCGTGAGTGTCGCAAGGGGCGCAAAATGGGGCACATCACCGCCATACACGATTCGCAGTCCGAAGCCGAGCGCATCGCGCGCATGGCTGCCGGCGACTTGATGAGCGCGCCAGCCTGGTTTCTATGA
- a CDS encoding NUDIX hydrolase: MTPHPWKTLSTREVYRNPWIRLREDIAELPNGKTTIYGVCEMNACVGVLPFVDDEHVVMVRQYRYVFGEGHRWEMPTGGCKPGESPEASAQRELIEEIGCRAGSLQYINTHYTSKSVCHEVAHLFIARDLVRVADGAIVPDDTEFLEVAVLPFKDVLDMVLDSEIRDAMTVIAVLWAARKLG, encoded by the coding sequence ATGACGCCCCATCCCTGGAAGACCCTTTCGACGCGCGAAGTGTATCGCAACCCATGGATTCGATTGCGCGAGGACATCGCCGAGCTGCCCAACGGCAAGACGACGATTTACGGTGTGTGCGAGATGAACGCCTGTGTCGGCGTGCTGCCCTTTGTGGACGACGAGCACGTCGTGATGGTGCGCCAGTATCGCTACGTCTTTGGCGAAGGGCACCGCTGGGAAATGCCGACCGGCGGATGCAAACCCGGCGAATCCCCCGAGGCCAGCGCCCAACGCGAACTGATCGAGGAGATCGGCTGCCGCGCCGGAAGCTTGCAATACATCAACACCCATTACACGTCCAAATCGGTATGCCACGAGGTCGCGCACCTGTTCATCGCGCGCGACCTCGTCCGCGTCGCCGACGGCGCGATTGTGCCGGACGACACGGAGTTCCTCGAAGTCGCCGTGCTGCCGTTCAAGGACGTGCTGGACATGGTGCTCGACAGCGAGATCCGCGATGCGATGACGGTGATCGCCGTGCTGTGGGCAGCGAGGAAGCTAGGATGA
- a CDS encoding amidohydrolase, with protein MPHASLVLRNARIYTQVRTDPWAEALAIIGDRIAWVGPDMEAADWVGPNTQVIDAGRRLVLPGLIDSHFHLLMGARALRDLQLDDARTVDEVQSRLRAFADAHPEREWLTGRGWQHSLFARGGRPDRTVLDAVVADRPVFLVASDGHSAWVNTAALQRAGIVHGPANPPAFGAVMMDDDGRATGELREAAMDFVRDLIPPLAREEEDDLLRQALRTCAEYGITSVHNMDGDAQSLAIYRDFEARGELTLRIYVPLTIEPGMPEADIEAWVRETQDINRATIEARAEPGPMPFVRTGCVKLFADGVIESKTAWMLEPYDDGSGECGRPNFAPDEFKRLITKADALKLQIFVHAIGDAAVRAALDAFELARKLNQPRDSRHRLEHIEVLDPVDLTRMKRRRVLASVQLLHAEFGSDPDNPWRRLVGPKRWAWGFPWRAILNAGVPMAFGSDWPVVTMNPFEGMRAALTRPKLDFSDARSYFPDHRLTLEELVAGYTLDGAFFEFQERDKGRIKPGMLADLAVLDTDLFNLPRADLEAGIAGTRSALTVVGGRIVHRALA; from the coding sequence ATGCCACACGCTTCACTCGTCCTCCGCAACGCCCGTATCTACACGCAGGTGCGCACCGACCCGTGGGCCGAGGCGCTGGCCATCATCGGCGACCGCATTGCCTGGGTTGGCCCAGATATGGAGGCTGCCGATTGGGTCGGGCCGAATACTCAAGTGATTGACGCTGGCCGGCGGCTGGTCTTGCCCGGCCTGATTGACAGCCACTTTCACTTGCTGATGGGCGCGCGCGCCCTGCGTGACCTGCAACTGGATGACGCCCGCACCGTGGATGAAGTGCAATCGCGCCTGCGCGCCTTCGCCGATGCGCACCCGGAGCGCGAATGGCTCACCGGCCGCGGTTGGCAGCACAGTCTCTTCGCCCGGGGTGGCAGACCGGATCGCACCGTGCTTGACGCCGTCGTAGCCGACCGGCCAGTCTTCCTGGTGGCGTCGGACGGCCATAGCGCGTGGGTGAATACCGCTGCCCTGCAGCGCGCCGGCATCGTACACGGCCCGGCGAACCCGCCGGCCTTCGGCGCGGTGATGATGGACGATGACGGACGGGCGACCGGTGAACTGCGCGAGGCCGCGATGGACTTCGTGCGCGACTTGATCCCGCCATTGGCGCGCGAGGAAGAAGATGACCTGCTCCGCCAGGCATTGCGCACCTGCGCCGAATACGGCATCACCAGCGTCCACAACATGGATGGCGACGCGCAGTCGCTGGCGATCTATCGTGATTTCGAGGCGCGCGGCGAGCTGACGCTGCGCATCTACGTGCCGCTCACGATTGAACCGGGCATGCCGGAGGCAGACATCGAGGCCTGGGTGCGCGAAACGCAAGACATCAACCGGGCGACGATCGAAGCGCGCGCCGAGCCCGGTCCCATGCCGTTCGTCCGCACCGGCTGCGTCAAGTTGTTCGCCGATGGCGTGATCGAGTCGAAGACCGCCTGGATGCTGGAGCCGTATGACGACGGCAGCGGCGAATGCGGCCGGCCTAACTTTGCCCCTGACGAGTTCAAGCGGCTGATTACCAAAGCCGATGCGCTCAAGCTCCAGATCTTCGTGCACGCCATCGGCGACGCGGCGGTGCGCGCGGCGCTGGATGCGTTTGAGCTGGCACGCAAGCTGAACCAGCCGCGCGACTCGCGCCATCGCCTCGAGCATATCGAGGTGCTCGATCCGGTGGACCTGACGCGCATGAAGCGCAGGCGCGTGTTGGCCTCGGTGCAACTGCTGCATGCGGAGTTCGGCAGCGATCCGGACAACCCGTGGCGCCGGTTGGTCGGCCCGAAGCGTTGGGCGTGGGGCTTCCCGTGGCGCGCGATTCTGAACGCCGGCGTGCCGATGGCGTTCGGCAGCGACTGGCCGGTGGTCACCATGAACCCGTTCGAGGGCATGCGCGCCGCGCTCACCCGACCCAAGCTCGACTTCAGCGATGCGCGCAGTTACTTCCCCGATCATCGCCTAACGCTGGAGGAGCTGGTCGCCGGCTACACGCTCGACGGCGCTTTCTTCGAGTTCCAGGAGCGCGACAAAGGTCGCATCAAGCCGGGCATGCTGGCCGACCTGGCCGTGCTGGACACCGACCTGTTCAACCTGCCGCGCGCCGATCTGGAAGCCGGCATCGCCGGCACGCGCTCGGCGCTTACCGTCGTCGGCGGCCGCATCGTGCATCGCGCGCTGGCGTGA
- a CDS encoding hypothetical protein (possible pseudo, internal stop codon) has translation MHLNSAPIASYDANGNMVSRWDNGVWFTQEWNADNKVTRVYGNGQDIYYAYDADGTRVRKTHNGQTTVYIGPHAEWNSSTGWTNYYYFNGQRVAMRNSGGVYWLHGDHLGSASLVTNASGGVVSQSC, from the coding sequence ATGCACCTGAACAGCGCGCCGATCGCCAGCTACGACGCCAACGGGAACATGGTGAGCCGGTGGGACAACGGGGTGTGGTTCACGCAGGAGTGGAACGCGGACAACAAGGTGACGCGGGTGTATGGCAACGGGCAGGACATTTACTATGCCTACGACGCCGACGGCACGCGGGTGCGCAAGACGCACAACGGCCAGACCACGGTCTACATCGGCCCGCATGCGGAGTGGAACAGCAGCACGGGCTGGACGAACTACTACTACTTCAACGGGCAACGGGTGGCGATGCGCAACAGCGGCGGGGTGTATTGGCTGCACGGGGATCACCTGGGCAGTGCCTCGCTGGTGACGAATGCGAGCGGTGGGGTGGTGTCGCAGAGCTGCTAG
- a CDS encoding NAD(P)H quinone oxidoreductase: MKAILFDTPGGPEVLRYGDAPDPQPSAGELLVRVRATAVNRADTLQRRGNYAPPPGASPILGLELAGEVVQPTGLWHAGDRVMAVVTGGGYAELATVPAGMAMRIPDRFSFEQAAAIPEAFLTAYLNLFTLGNLQANETVLIHAGASGVGSAAIQLARAAGAQVIATAGTPEKVAFCRDLGATHAINYKQEDFAERVLALTEGRGADVVLDFVGAPYWNANLRAMAMHGRLMLIGMLGGSRGELDLGLIMAKRITVTGTTLRRTPLPEKIALTQAFAAFAMPRFERGELRPIIDSIYPLRDAAEAHRRMEANHNIGKIVLVMDS; encoded by the coding sequence ATGAAAGCAATTCTCTTCGACACGCCCGGCGGCCCGGAAGTGCTCCGTTACGGCGACGCGCCTGACCCCCAGCCATCGGCGGGTGAGCTGCTCGTGCGCGTGCGCGCGACGGCGGTGAATCGCGCCGACACATTACAGCGCAGAGGCAACTATGCCCCACCGCCAGGCGCTTCGCCCATCCTCGGCCTGGAACTGGCCGGCGAGGTGGTGCAGCCGACCGGTCTCTGGCACGCCGGCGACCGTGTGATGGCCGTCGTCACCGGCGGCGGCTATGCCGAGCTGGCGACGGTGCCCGCCGGTATGGCCATGCGCATTCCCGACCGATTCTCGTTCGAGCAAGCCGCAGCCATCCCCGAGGCCTTTCTTACTGCGTATCTCAACCTGTTCACGCTGGGTAACTTGCAGGCGAACGAGACCGTCCTGATCCATGCCGGCGCAAGCGGCGTAGGCAGTGCCGCGATCCAACTGGCGCGCGCTGCTGGTGCTCAGGTCATCGCCACTGCCGGCACGCCCGAGAAAGTGGCGTTTTGCCGCGACCTGGGCGCAACCCACGCCATCAACTACAAGCAGGAGGACTTCGCCGAGCGCGTCCTTGCCCTCACCGAAGGGCGCGGCGCCGACGTGGTGCTTGACTTCGTCGGCGCGCCGTATTGGAACGCCAACTTGCGCGCGATGGCGATGCACGGCCGGCTGATGCTGATCGGCATGTTGGGCGGTTCGAGGGGTGAACTCGATCTGGGACTCATCATGGCCAAGCGCATCACGGTGACCGGCACGACGCTGCGCCGCACGCCGCTGCCGGAGAAGATCGCGCTCACGCAGGCATTCGCCGCGTTCGCCATGCCACGCTTCGAGCGAGGCGAACTGCGCCCGATCATTGATTCGATCTACCCACTGCGCGACGCCGCCGAAGCACATCGTCGCATGGAGGCCAACCACAACATCGGCAAGATCGTGCTGGTGATGGATTCATAA
- the mtnA gene encoding methylthioribose-1-phosphate isomerase, whose amino-acid sequence MIPVKTIEWIGGLDGVARLIDQTLLPNELRYLDVRDVETMWEAIKMLRVRGAPAIGMAAAMGMVLAVRDCAPTCRDEFVAAVDRAAAYLNSARPTAVNLAWATRRMQSLVINHPELPVEEMKLRMLAEAKAMVDEDNAVCQAIGRLGEALIRDGDSWLTHCNAGGLATAQWGTATAPIYMAHAAGKRVHVFADETRPLLQGARLTAWELQQVGVPVTVITDNMAATVMAQGKVHGVIVGTDRMAANGDFANKIGTLGVAILAKEFGVPFYVAAPTSSIDMQLASGDLIPIEERRPEEVSEGFGRRTVPAGAQIYNPAFDVTPHRYITAIITEKGIVRPPFHEGLRALFAQGQPS is encoded by the coding sequence ATGATTCCGGTCAAGACCATTGAGTGGATCGGCGGGCTGGATGGGGTCGCTCGGCTGATTGACCAGACGCTGCTGCCGAACGAATTGCGCTACCTGGACGTGCGCGATGTGGAGACAATGTGGGAAGCGATCAAGATGCTGCGCGTGCGCGGCGCACCGGCCATCGGCATGGCTGCGGCGATGGGCATGGTGCTGGCCGTGCGCGACTGCGCGCCGACCTGTCGCGATGAATTCGTCGCTGCAGTAGATCGTGCCGCGGCCTACCTCAACAGCGCCCGCCCGACTGCCGTTAACCTGGCGTGGGCCACGCGCCGGATGCAGTCATTGGTCATCAATCATCCTGAACTGCCCGTTGAGGAGATGAAGCTGCGGATGCTTGCCGAGGCGAAGGCGATGGTGGATGAGGATAACGCCGTGTGCCAGGCCATCGGCCGGCTGGGCGAGGCGCTGATTCGCGACGGCGACTCGTGGTTGACCCATTGCAATGCGGGCGGCTTGGCGACGGCGCAATGGGGCACGGCGACCGCGCCGATCTACATGGCGCATGCCGCCGGCAAGCGCGTGCACGTCTTCGCCGACGAGACGCGCCCGTTGCTGCAGGGCGCGCGCCTAACAGCCTGGGAGTTGCAGCAGGTCGGCGTGCCCGTCACCGTCATCACCGACAATATGGCTGCGACGGTAATGGCGCAGGGCAAGGTGCACGGCGTGATCGTGGGCACCGATCGCATGGCTGCCAACGGCGACTTCGCCAATAAGATCGGCACGCTCGGCGTTGCGATCCTCGCCAAGGAGTTCGGTGTACCGTTCTACGTCGCTGCGCCGACGTCTTCGATAGACATGCAGCTTGCTTCGGGCGATCTGATCCCCATCGAAGAGCGCCGGCCGGAGGAAGTGAGCGAAGGCTTCGGCAGGCGTACCGTCCCGGCTGGCGCGCAAATCTACAATCCTGCTTTCGACGTGACGCCGCATCGCTATATCACCGCCATCATCACCGAGAAGGGCATCGTTCGCCCGCCGTTTCATGAGGGATTGCGTGCTCTCTTCGCGCAGGGTCAACCGTCATGA